A window from Camelus dromedarius isolate mCamDro1 chromosome 9, mCamDro1.pat, whole genome shotgun sequence encodes these proteins:
- the AHCYL1 gene encoding S-adenosylhomocysteine hydrolase-like protein 1 isoform X2, protein MSMPDAMPLPGVGEELKQAKEIEDAEKYSFMATVTKAPKKQIQFADDMQEFTKFPTKTGRRSLSRSISQSSTDSYSSAASYTDSSDDEVSPREKQQTNSKGSSNFCVKNIKQAEFGRREIEIAEQDMSALISLRKRAQGEKPLAGAKIVGCTHITAQTAVLIETLCALGAQCRWSACNIYSTQNEVAAALAEAGVAVFAWKGESEDDFWWCIDRCVNMDGWQANMILDDGGDLTHWVYKKYPNVFKKIRGIVEESVTGVHRLYQLSKAGKLCVPAMNVNDSVTKQKFDNLYCCRESILDGLKRTTDVMFGGKQVVVCGYGEVGKGCCAALKALGAIVYITEIDPICALQACMDGFRVVKLNEVIRQVDVVITCTGNKNVVTREHLDRMKNSCIVCNMGHSNTEIDVTSLRTPELTWERVRSQVDHVIWPDGKRVVLLAEGRLLNLSCSTVPTFVLSITATTQALALIELYNAPEGRYKQDVYLLPKKMDEYVASLHLPSFDAHLTELTDDQAKYLGLNKNGPFKPNYYRY, encoded by the exons CAAATCCAGTTTGCTGATGACATGCAGGAGTTCACCAAATTCCCTACCAAGACTGGCCGGCGATCTTTGTCTCGCTCTATCTCTCAGTCCTCCACTGACAGCTACAGTTCGG CTGCGTCCTACACAGATAGCTCTGATGATGAGGTTTCCCCCCGAGAAAAGCAGCAAACCAACTCGAAGGGCAGTAGCAACTTCTGTGTGAAGAATATCAAGCAGGCAGAATTTGGACGCCGGGAGATTGAGATTGCAGAACAAG ACATGTCTGCTCTGATTTCACTCAGGAAACGTGCTCAGGGGGAGAAGCCCTTGGCTGGTGCTAAAATAGTGGGCTGTACACACATCACAGCCCAGACAGCG GTGTTGATTGAGACACTCTGTGCCCTGGGGGCTCAGTGCCGCTGGTCTGCCTGCAACATCTACTCCACTCAAAATGAAGTGGCTGCAGCACTGGCTGAGGCCG GAGTTGCAGTGTTTGCTTGGAAGGGCGAGTCAGAAGATGACTTCTGGTGGTGTATTGACCGCTGTGTGAACATGGATGGGTGGCAAGCCAACATG ATCCTGGATGATGGGGGAGACTTAACCCACTGGGTTTATAAGAAGTATCCAAACGTGTTTAAGAAGATCCGAGGCATTGTGGAAGAGAGCGTGACTGGTGTTCACAG GCTATATCAGCTCTCCAAAGCTGGGAAGCTCTGTGTTCCAGCCATGAACGTCAATGATTCTGTTACCAAACAGAAGTTTGACAACTTGTACTGCTGCCGAGAATCCATTTTGGATGG CCTGAAGAGGACCACAGATGTGATGTTTGGTGGAAAACAAGTGGTGGTGTGTGGCTATGGTGAG GTGGGAAAGGGCTGTTGTGCTGCTCTCAAGGCTCTTGGAGCAATTGTCTATATCACAGAAATTGACCCCATCTGTGCTCTGCAGGCCTG cATGGATGGGTTCAGGGTGGTAAAGCTAAATGAAGTCATCCGGCAAGTTGATGTCGTTATAACTTGCACAG GAAATAAGAATGTAGTGACACGGGAGCATTTGGACCGCATGAAAAACAGTTGCATCGTATGCAATATGGGCCACTCCAACACAGAAATTGATGTG ACCAGCCTCCGCACTCCGGAGCTGACATGGGAGCGAGTGCGTTCTCAGGTGGATCATGTCATCTGGCCAGATGGCAAACGCGTCGTCCTTCTGGCagag GGTCGTCTGCTCAATCTGAGCTGCTCCACAGTTCCCACCTTTGTTCTGTCCATCACAGCTACAACACAG GCTTTGGCACTGATAGAACTCTATAATGCACCTGAGGGACGGTACAAACAAGATGTGTACTTGCTTCCTAAGAAAATGG ATGAGTACGTTGCCAGCTTGCACCTGCCATCATTTGACGCCCACCTGACAGAACTGACAGATGACCAAGCAAAATATCTGGGACTCAACAAAAATGGGCCATTCAAACCCAATTATTACAG ATACTAA
- the AHCYL1 gene encoding S-adenosylhomocysteine hydrolase-like protein 1 isoform X1, with translation MQEFTKFPTKTGRRSLSRSISQSSTDSYSSAASYTDSSDDEVSPREKQQTNSKGSSNFCVKNIKQAEFGRREIEIAEQDMSALISLRKRAQGEKPLAGAKIVGCTHITAQTAVLIETLCALGAQCRWSACNIYSTQNEVAAALAEAGVAVFAWKGESEDDFWWCIDRCVNMDGWQANMILDDGGDLTHWVYKKYPNVFKKIRGIVEESVTGVHRLYQLSKAGKLCVPAMNVNDSVTKQKFDNLYCCRESILDGLKRTTDVMFGGKQVVVCGYGEVGKGCCAALKALGAIVYITEIDPICALQACMDGFRVVKLNEVIRQVDVVITCTGNKNVVTREHLDRMKNSCIVCNMGHSNTEIDVTSLRTPELTWERVRSQVDHVIWPDGKRVVLLAEGRLLNLSCSTVPTFVLSITATTQALALIELYNAPEGRYKQDVYLLPKKMDEYVASLHLPSFDAHLTELTDDQAKYLGLNKNGPFKPNYYRY, from the exons ATGCAGGAGTTCACCAAATTCCCTACCAAGACTGGCCGGCGATCTTTGTCTCGCTCTATCTCTCAGTCCTCCACTGACAGCTACAGTTCGG CTGCGTCCTACACAGATAGCTCTGATGATGAGGTTTCCCCCCGAGAAAAGCAGCAAACCAACTCGAAGGGCAGTAGCAACTTCTGTGTGAAGAATATCAAGCAGGCAGAATTTGGACGCCGGGAGATTGAGATTGCAGAACAAG ACATGTCTGCTCTGATTTCACTCAGGAAACGTGCTCAGGGGGAGAAGCCCTTGGCTGGTGCTAAAATAGTGGGCTGTACACACATCACAGCCCAGACAGCG GTGTTGATTGAGACACTCTGTGCCCTGGGGGCTCAGTGCCGCTGGTCTGCCTGCAACATCTACTCCACTCAAAATGAAGTGGCTGCAGCACTGGCTGAGGCCG GAGTTGCAGTGTTTGCTTGGAAGGGCGAGTCAGAAGATGACTTCTGGTGGTGTATTGACCGCTGTGTGAACATGGATGGGTGGCAAGCCAACATG ATCCTGGATGATGGGGGAGACTTAACCCACTGGGTTTATAAGAAGTATCCAAACGTGTTTAAGAAGATCCGAGGCATTGTGGAAGAGAGCGTGACTGGTGTTCACAG GCTATATCAGCTCTCCAAAGCTGGGAAGCTCTGTGTTCCAGCCATGAACGTCAATGATTCTGTTACCAAACAGAAGTTTGACAACTTGTACTGCTGCCGAGAATCCATTTTGGATGG CCTGAAGAGGACCACAGATGTGATGTTTGGTGGAAAACAAGTGGTGGTGTGTGGCTATGGTGAG GTGGGAAAGGGCTGTTGTGCTGCTCTCAAGGCTCTTGGAGCAATTGTCTATATCACAGAAATTGACCCCATCTGTGCTCTGCAGGCCTG cATGGATGGGTTCAGGGTGGTAAAGCTAAATGAAGTCATCCGGCAAGTTGATGTCGTTATAACTTGCACAG GAAATAAGAATGTAGTGACACGGGAGCATTTGGACCGCATGAAAAACAGTTGCATCGTATGCAATATGGGCCACTCCAACACAGAAATTGATGTG ACCAGCCTCCGCACTCCGGAGCTGACATGGGAGCGAGTGCGTTCTCAGGTGGATCATGTCATCTGGCCAGATGGCAAACGCGTCGTCCTTCTGGCagag GGTCGTCTGCTCAATCTGAGCTGCTCCACAGTTCCCACCTTTGTTCTGTCCATCACAGCTACAACACAG GCTTTGGCACTGATAGAACTCTATAATGCACCTGAGGGACGGTACAAACAAGATGTGTACTTGCTTCCTAAGAAAATGG ATGAGTACGTTGCCAGCTTGCACCTGCCATCATTTGACGCCCACCTGACAGAACTGACAGATGACCAAGCAAAATATCTGGGACTCAACAAAAATGGGCCATTCAAACCCAATTATTACAG ATACTAA